The following are encoded in a window of Polynucleobacter sp. VK25 genomic DNA:
- a CDS encoding potassium transporter Kup, whose amino-acid sequence MSVSNPEFSESSLLRPVDISREDHPHKKGASISLMFAAIGVVFGDIGTSPLYALKECFSPEHGIPFSPDAVYGVISMVFWAFAIVVSLKYVLFVMRANNHGEGGILALMALALRTAPTNSKRSLLIIMAGVFGACMFYGDAIITPAISVLSAVEGLEVISSDLTRYVMPITIFILVLLFFIQKTGTDVVGKLFGPIMMVWFIAIGLMGVYQVIQNPAIFAAINPLYAIRFLIEHSLQGFIVLGAVFLVLTGAEALYADMGHFGLKPIRMGWFFIVMPCLLLNYFGQGAMFLNNPETITNPFFLMVPDGLVFPLVILATAATVIASQAVISGAFSMTSQAILLGFVPRMKIRHTSDREIGQIYMPLVNWVLLILVIAVVLAFKKSENLAAAYGIAVTTTMIVTTFLAAIVMRVVWRWNTLFVTLVISAFLIVDLAFLTANLLKIMEGGWFPLLLGAVCFMFLMTWFQGRKILRQNAMNNGIELKSFIDSLMMHPPHRVEGTAIFLTAHVDYLPVSFLHNLKHNHVLHERVFFLKVSIWDVPYVKDNERITLRDLGNGIYVVRAVYGFNETPDMGLIIELIEKSSDLKFDLMNTSFFLSRDTIVSTEIPGMAIWREKLFCWMYQNAGRQSDFFKIPANRLVELGAKVEI is encoded by the coding sequence ATGTCAGTTAGCAATCCAGAGTTTTCAGAGTCATCCCTATTAAGGCCTGTAGATATTTCTCGAGAGGACCATCCGCATAAGAAGGGTGCTTCCATCTCTCTCATGTTTGCGGCCATTGGTGTGGTCTTCGGCGACATTGGTACGAGCCCACTCTATGCCTTGAAGGAATGTTTTAGCCCTGAGCACGGCATTCCATTTTCTCCAGATGCAGTCTATGGCGTCATCTCGATGGTTTTCTGGGCTTTTGCGATTGTTGTGTCATTAAAGTACGTCTTATTTGTGATGCGTGCAAACAATCATGGCGAAGGCGGCATCCTGGCTCTAATGGCATTAGCGCTAAGAACGGCGCCTACCAATTCAAAACGATCGCTTCTCATCATCATGGCTGGTGTATTTGGCGCCTGCATGTTTTATGGTGATGCAATCATTACACCGGCGATTTCTGTGCTCTCTGCGGTTGAAGGTCTAGAAGTTATCTCCAGCGACCTCACGCGCTATGTGATGCCGATTACTATTTTTATCTTAGTCCTTCTCTTTTTCATTCAGAAGACTGGCACTGATGTTGTTGGTAAGCTTTTCGGGCCAATCATGATGGTCTGGTTTATTGCTATCGGACTCATGGGTGTTTATCAAGTGATCCAGAACCCCGCTATTTTTGCAGCTATTAATCCGCTATACGCTATTCGTTTTCTGATCGAGCACTCATTGCAAGGCTTTATTGTTTTGGGTGCAGTCTTCTTGGTATTGACTGGTGCTGAGGCGCTGTATGCCGATATGGGTCACTTTGGACTTAAGCCGATACGCATGGGCTGGTTCTTCATTGTGATGCCTTGCTTACTCTTGAACTACTTCGGTCAAGGTGCAATGTTCTTAAATAATCCTGAGACCATTACAAATCCATTTTTCTTAATGGTTCCCGATGGCTTAGTTTTCCCACTGGTGATATTGGCCACTGCTGCAACTGTTATTGCCTCTCAGGCGGTGATATCGGGCGCTTTTTCTATGACGAGCCAGGCCATTTTATTGGGCTTTGTACCGCGCATGAAGATTCGCCATACATCTGATAGAGAAATTGGCCAGATTTACATGCCGCTTGTGAATTGGGTGTTGTTAATACTTGTAATTGCTGTTGTTCTTGCATTTAAAAAGTCTGAAAACTTAGCAGCTGCTTATGGCATCGCAGTTACCACCACAATGATTGTGACTACATTTTTGGCGGCAATCGTGATGCGTGTGGTGTGGCGCTGGAATACTCTTTTTGTAACCTTGGTAATAAGCGCATTCTTGATTGTGGACCTTGCTTTCTTAACTGCTAATCTTTTAAAGATCATGGAAGGTGGTTGGTTCCCATTACTCTTGGGTGCCGTTTGCTTTATGTTCTTAATGACCTGGTTCCAGGGTCGCAAGATATTGCGTCAAAATGCGATGAACAATGGTATTGAACTAAAGAGCTTTATCGATTCATTGATGATGCACCCTCCGCATCGCGTAGAGGGAACAGCCATATTCTTAACTGCACACGTAGACTATTTGCCGGTCTCATTCCTGCACAACTTAAAACATAACCATGTGCTCCATGAAAGAGTATTTTTCTTAAAGGTCAGTATTTGGGATGTGCCTTATGTAAAAGATAATGAGCGCATTACTTTGCGCGATCTTGGTAATGGTATTTATGTGGTTCGTGCTGTGTATGGATTTAATGAGACCCCAGATATGGGCCTCATCATTGAATTGATCGAGAAGTCATCCGATTTAAAGTTTGATTTGATGAATACTTCATTCTTCTTGTCACGCGACACTATTGTTTCTACTGAAATCCCAGGAATGGCTATCTGGCGTGAAAAATTATTCTGCTGGATGTATCAAAATGCAGGCCGCCAGTCAGACTTCTTTAAAATTCCGGCAAATCGCTTGGTTGAGTTGGGTGCAAAGGTAGAGATTTGA
- the dapD gene encoding 2,3,4,5-tetrahydropyridine-2,6-dicarboxylate N-succinyltransferase gives MSQSPQNIIEQAWENRANLSPDSAPGDVRNAVNAVLEGLNAGTIRVAERRDVGKWEVNQWVKKAVLLSFRLEDNKPMGAGGYTQFYDKVPSKFENYTAADFAAGGFRVVPPAMARRGSFIGKNAVLMPSYVNIGAYVGEGTMVDTWATVGSCAQIGKNVHLSGGVGIGGVLEPIQAGPVIIEDNCFIGARSEVVEGVVIEENAVLSMGVYIGQSTKIYDRETGEVHYGRVPAGSVVVPGSLPSACGKYSLYAAIIVKKVDAQTRAKTAINELLRD, from the coding sequence ATGAGCCAATCACCACAAAACATCATTGAACAAGCCTGGGAAAACCGCGCAAACCTCTCTCCAGACAGCGCCCCTGGGGATGTCCGTAATGCCGTAAATGCGGTCCTAGAAGGCCTTAATGCGGGCACTATTCGCGTTGCAGAACGCCGCGATGTAGGCAAATGGGAAGTTAATCAGTGGGTTAAGAAGGCTGTTCTGCTCTCTTTCCGCCTAGAAGACAACAAACCAATGGGCGCTGGCGGCTATACCCAGTTCTATGACAAGGTTCCTAGTAAATTTGAAAACTACACCGCTGCTGACTTTGCTGCCGGCGGCTTCCGGGTAGTGCCCCCTGCAATGGCCCGCCGTGGCTCATTTATCGGCAAAAATGCCGTTTTAATGCCTTCCTACGTCAATATTGGCGCTTATGTCGGCGAAGGCACAATGGTAGATACCTGGGCAACCGTAGGTTCTTGCGCCCAAATCGGTAAAAACGTTCACCTTTCTGGCGGTGTTGGTATTGGTGGCGTTCTTGAGCCTATCCAAGCTGGCCCAGTCATTATTGAAGATAACTGCTTTATCGGCGCCCGCTCTGAAGTGGTTGAAGGCGTAGTGATTGAAGAAAACGCCGTTTTATCCATGGGCGTCTACATTGGCCAAAGCACCAAGATCTACGATCGCGAAACAGGTGAAGTGCACTATGGCCGAGTTCCAGCTGGATCAGTAGTTGTGCCAGGCTCACTTCCTTCTGCTTGTGGCAAGTACAGCTTGTACGCAGCAATCATCGTAAAGAAGGTTGATGCTCAAACTAGAGCAAAGACTGCCATCAACGAATTACTCCGCGACTAA
- the prmB gene encoding 50S ribosomal protein L3 N(5)-glutamine methyltransferase codes for MDPEPQQQLTVNQCIEQIAQKLEAENLHFGHGAIDAQSEALWIVSKQLHLSPAEALDHLDDAITEEQQQNASAIADTRISTRKPLAYILGEAWLMGVPFFCSEQSIVPRSWIAELIVDGSLEPWLPADGKALDLCTGNGSLAILLALSCPDIHVSACDISMPALSVAARNVDRHSLNTQVELLDGDLWDALPEPNEDNLFDLIICNPPYVNAASMSALPTEYHAEPELALAGGDDGMDIIRRIIASAPDYLSERGALLLEIGNEYEHFKKAFPQIPAIWMEVSAGEEQVLLIQAEDLR; via the coding sequence ATGGACCCTGAGCCTCAGCAACAACTTACCGTGAACCAGTGCATCGAGCAGATTGCACAAAAACTCGAAGCTGAAAACTTGCATTTTGGCCATGGGGCAATTGATGCGCAAAGCGAAGCTCTGTGGATTGTGAGCAAACAACTTCATCTGAGTCCAGCAGAAGCGCTGGATCATTTGGATGATGCGATCACCGAAGAGCAACAGCAAAATGCATCCGCTATTGCTGATACCAGAATTTCTACTCGTAAACCACTTGCCTACATACTGGGTGAAGCTTGGCTGATGGGTGTGCCGTTCTTTTGCAGCGAGCAAAGTATTGTTCCGCGTTCTTGGATTGCCGAGCTGATTGTTGATGGTTCACTAGAACCTTGGTTACCCGCAGACGGCAAAGCGCTTGATCTCTGCACGGGCAATGGCTCACTGGCAATTCTTCTGGCTTTATCTTGCCCTGACATTCATGTAAGCGCTTGCGATATCAGCATGCCCGCACTTTCTGTAGCAGCTCGCAACGTTGATCGTCATAGCTTGAACACTCAAGTAGAGTTATTGGATGGCGATCTTTGGGATGCATTACCAGAGCCGAATGAAGATAATCTCTTCGATCTTATTATTTGCAATCCGCCTTATGTCAATGCTGCCTCTATGAGTGCGCTTCCCACTGAATATCATGCTGAGCCAGAATTAGCTTTGGCTGGCGGTGATGATGGCATGGATATCATCAGGCGCATCATTGCGTCAGCGCCAGATTACTTGTCAGAGCGTGGCGCCCTCTTGCTTGAGATTGGCAATGAGTATGAGCACTTCAAAAAGGCATTTCCACAAATACCAGCCATCTGGATGGAAGTGTCTGCAGGCGAAGAGCAAGTCTTACTGATTCAAGCAGAAGACTTACGCTAG
- a CDS encoding glycine zipper family protein yields the protein MNKLLALSSLVIAVTVGCAGANVRPLVDMKGVNEATYENDLKDCQNYAQQQSGMGQTAAKGAGAGAVVGGLLGLVTGGNATGIVQAAGAGAVIGGAGGAFTGNQGQEAVVKRCLSGRGYKVLN from the coding sequence ATGAATAAGCTGCTTGCTTTAAGTTCTCTAGTAATTGCTGTGACAGTAGGTTGTGCCGGCGCAAACGTACGCCCCCTAGTGGATATGAAGGGTGTTAATGAAGCCACCTATGAGAACGATCTAAAGGATTGTCAAAACTATGCTCAACAACAGTCAGGTATGGGTCAGACTGCAGCTAAGGGCGCTGGCGCTGGCGCTGTGGTGGGCGGCTTATTGGGCCTCGTTACTGGTGGTAATGCGACGGGGATTGTGCAGGCGGCTGGTGCTGGAGCGGTGATTGGTGGTGCTGGCGGCGCATTTACAGGCAATCAGGGTCAGGAAGCGGTTGTGAAACGGTGTCTAAGTGGGCGCGGTTACAAGGTCTTGAACTAA
- the radA gene encoding DNA repair protein RadA, which yields MAKVKSVYICQSCGGTSAKWQGQCPSCQAWNTLEEGVPETTSNARFQGLAQSLPRQKLSAISAEDLPRFSTGVEEFDRVLGGGLVPGGVVLLGGDPGIGKSTLLLQALAEMSAAGMNVLYSSGEESAAQIALRAKRIALDAPQLEVLAEIQLEKLISIMDTVKPQVLVVDSIQTLYSEVLSSAPGSVAQVRECAAQLTRAAKSSGICVLMVGHVTKDGHLAGPRVLEHIVDTVLYFEGDTHSSFRLVRSIKNRFGAVNELGVFAMTEKGLRGVTNPSAIFLSQHEQMVPGACVLVTQEGSRPLLVEIQALVDTAHVPNPRRLAVGLEQARLAMLLAVLHRHAGVACFDQDVFLNAVGGVKISEPAADLAVLLAIQSSIRNKALPKELIVFGEVGLAGEIRPCPRGQERLKEAAKLGFTVAIIPKANMPKTKIPGLKVIPVERIDQAIAAAAELS from the coding sequence TTGGCTAAAGTTAAATCGGTTTATATCTGCCAGTCTTGTGGTGGAACTTCTGCCAAATGGCAGGGTCAGTGCCCGTCTTGTCAGGCTTGGAATACTCTAGAGGAAGGCGTACCTGAGACAACTTCTAATGCTCGTTTTCAGGGTTTGGCACAATCGCTGCCACGACAAAAGTTATCGGCCATTTCCGCTGAAGACTTACCGAGATTTAGTACTGGTGTCGAAGAGTTTGATCGTGTATTGGGCGGTGGCTTAGTTCCAGGCGGTGTGGTCCTCTTAGGTGGCGATCCTGGCATTGGTAAATCTACCTTGCTATTACAAGCGCTTGCAGAGATGAGTGCTGCGGGCATGAATGTGCTCTACAGCAGTGGTGAAGAATCCGCGGCGCAGATTGCCTTGCGTGCAAAACGCATTGCATTAGATGCGCCTCAATTAGAAGTCCTCGCGGAGATTCAGTTGGAAAAACTGATTTCCATAATGGACACAGTAAAGCCGCAGGTCTTGGTGGTGGATTCGATTCAGACCCTCTATTCAGAAGTATTAAGTTCTGCTCCTGGCTCTGTAGCCCAGGTACGAGAGTGTGCAGCACAATTAACCAGGGCAGCGAAATCTAGCGGTATCTGTGTCTTGATGGTGGGTCACGTCACCAAGGATGGTCATCTTGCGGGCCCTCGAGTTCTTGAGCATATTGTGGATACTGTCTTGTATTTTGAAGGTGACACCCATTCCTCCTTCCGCTTAGTGCGCTCTATCAAGAATCGTTTTGGCGCCGTTAATGAGCTAGGTGTATTCGCGATGACTGAAAAAGGTCTTCGTGGCGTTACTAATCCATCAGCAATCTTCTTATCACAACACGAACAAATGGTTCCTGGTGCATGTGTACTGGTTACGCAAGAAGGCAGCAGACCTTTGTTGGTGGAAATTCAGGCTTTAGTGGATACAGCGCATGTACCAAATCCTCGGCGCCTAGCGGTTGGCTTAGAGCAGGCGCGTCTTGCAATGCTTTTGGCAGTATTGCACCGGCATGCTGGTGTAGCTTGCTTTGATCAAGATGTTTTCTTAAATGCGGTAGGTGGCGTCAAGATTTCTGAGCCAGCTGCAGATTTGGCGGTGCTCCTTGCTATTCAATCATCGATTCGTAATAAGGCATTACCAAAAGAGTTGATCGTATTTGGTGAGGTTGGCTTGGCCGGTGAGATTCGTCCTTGCCCACGTGGTCAGGAGCGCTTGAAAGAGGCGGCTAAGTTAGGTTTTACTGTGGCCATCATTCCTAAGGCCAATATGCCTAAGACCAAGATTCCAGGGCTGAAGGTGATTCCAGTGGAACGAATTGATCAGGCAATTGCAGCTGCGGCCGAACTGAGTTAA
- the dapE gene encoding succinyl-diaminopimelate desuccinylase, whose protein sequence is MSATLELTEALISCHSVTPADGGCQDLIAKRLQAIGFHTESVVSGPENFQVTNLWAIKKGQAGDQGKVLVFAGHTDVVPTGPLEKWTNNPFTPTIRDGMLYGRGAADMKTSLAGFVVATEEFVAAHPDHEGSIAFLITSDEEGPANDGTVIMCERLQKQGQRLDYCVIGEPTSVDKLGDMIKNGRRGSLSGKLKVKGIQAHIAYPHLGKNPIHLSAPAISALVETEWDKGNQYFQPTSFQISNVHAGTGANNVIPGELVIDFNFRFSTESKPEQLRERLEKILKDAGLDFEIDWVLGGSPFITGDGDLAGALRKAIKAETNIETELSTTGGTSDGRFIAKICKEVVEFGPLNATSHKIDECVIVDDVVPLKNIYRKTLEQLIA, encoded by the coding sequence ATGAGCGCCACACTTGAGCTCACCGAAGCTCTCATCTCCTGCCATTCCGTAACCCCAGCTGATGGTGGCTGCCAAGATTTAATTGCTAAACGTCTGCAAGCAATCGGCTTTCATACAGAGAGCGTTGTGAGTGGTCCTGAAAATTTTCAGGTCACGAATTTGTGGGCCATTAAAAAAGGTCAAGCCGGTGATCAGGGCAAGGTCTTAGTATTTGCCGGCCATACTGATGTGGTACCTACTGGTCCATTGGAGAAGTGGACAAACAATCCCTTTACCCCAACTATTCGTGACGGCATGCTCTATGGTCGTGGCGCTGCGGATATGAAAACCTCCCTCGCAGGTTTTGTTGTTGCTACAGAAGAATTTGTAGCCGCACATCCAGATCATGAAGGCTCTATTGCTTTCTTAATCACCAGCGATGAAGAAGGTCCAGCTAATGATGGCACGGTCATCATGTGCGAGCGCCTACAAAAACAGGGTCAACGTTTGGATTATTGCGTGATTGGTGAACCCACCTCAGTAGACAAGCTCGGTGACATGATTAAGAATGGTCGTCGCGGCTCTTTGTCAGGCAAGCTAAAGGTGAAGGGTATTCAGGCGCATATTGCCTACCCTCACTTAGGCAAAAACCCAATTCACCTTTCTGCACCAGCAATTTCTGCATTAGTAGAAACTGAGTGGGATAAAGGTAACCAATATTTCCAGCCAACTAGTTTTCAGATCTCGAATGTGCATGCTGGCACTGGCGCCAATAACGTTATCCCAGGCGAGCTCGTCATCGACTTTAATTTCCGCTTCTCGACCGAGAGTAAGCCAGAGCAACTGCGCGAACGGCTAGAAAAGATTTTGAAGGATGCAGGTTTGGATTTTGAGATTGATTGGGTCTTAGGTGGTAGCCCCTTCATTACTGGTGATGGCGACTTGGCTGGCGCATTACGCAAAGCCATCAAAGCTGAAACCAATATAGAGACTGAACTCTCCACAACTGGTGGCACGAGCGATGGCCGCTTTATTGCCAAGATTTGTAAAGAGGTTGTGGAATTTGGTCCTTTGAATGCAACTAGCCACAAAATTGATGAGTGTGTCATCGTTGATGATGTAGTGCCACTCAAAAATATCTATCGCAAAACTCTCGAACAATTAATCGCTTGA